From the genome of Rhizobacter sp. AJA081-3:
ACGTCGAGCGCGGCCAGGTGCTGTGCAAGCCCGGCAGCATCAAGCCGCACACGCACTTCACCGCCGAGGTGTACGTGCTGAGCAAGGAAGAGGGCGGTCGTCACACGCCGTTCTTCAACAACTACCGGCCGCAGTTCTACTTCCGCACGACGGACGTGACCGGGGCTGTTGAGCTTCCGAAGGACAAGGAGATGGTCATGCCTGGCGACAACGTCAGCATCACCGTCAAGCTGATCGCCCCGATCGCGATGGAAGAAGGCCTGCGCTTCGCCATCCGCGAAGGCGGCCGCACCGTCGGTGCCGGCGTCGTCGCGAAGATCATGGAATAAGGAGCGGACATGTCCACCAAGCAGAAGATCCGCATCCGCCTCAAGGCATTCGACTACAAGCTGATCGACCAGTCGGCTCTGGAAATCGTGGATACCGCCAAGCGCACGGGCGCCATCGTCAAGGGCCCGGTGCCCCTGCCGACGCGCATGCAGCGTTTCGACATCCTGCGCTCGCCGCACGTCAACAAGACGAGCCGCGACCAGTTCGAGATCCGCACGCACCAGCGCCTGATGGACATCGTCGACCCGACCGACAAGACCGTGGACGCGCTGATGAAGCTCGATCTGCCGGCCGGCGTGGACGTGGAAATCAAGCTGCAGTAGAATCGCAGGCTTTCCCGGTGGCGCACCTGATGTGCGCTGCCAAACTCATCAGCCCTGCCAATCGATGTGGGGCATTGGAGCAAACACATGAGTCTGAGCAACCGTCTCGGTTTGCTGGGCCGCAAGGTGGGCATGATGCGCATCTTCACGGACGATGGCGACGCCATCCCCGTGACGGTGCTTGACGTGTCCAACAACCGCGTCACCCAGGTCAAGACCGACCAAACCGACGGCTACACGGCCATCCAGGTGGCCTACGGAGCGCGCAAGGCGTCCCGCGTCAACAAGCCTGAAGCCGGGCACCTCGCGAAAGCGGGCGTCGAAGCCGGCCAGATCCTGAAGGAATTCCGTGTTGCCGCCGACGTGGCCGCAGGCTTCGCGCCCGGCGCCCAGATCCCGGTGACCACCTTCGCCGTGGGCCAGCTGGTCGACGTGCAGGGCACGTCCATCGGCAAGGGTTTCACCGGCACCATCAAGCGCCACAATTTCAGCTCGCAGCGCGCGTCGCACGGCAACAGCCGTTCGCACAACGTGCCGGGCTCGATCTCGATGGCGCAGGATCCGGGTCGCGTGTTCCCGGGCAAGAAGATGTCCGGCCACCGCGGCGACGTGACCAAGACGGTGCAGAACCTCGACGTCGTGCGCGTCGACGAAGCCCGCCAGCTGCTGCTGGTGCGCGGCGCTGTCCCGGGCTCGAAGAACGGCCACGTGGTCGTCAGCCCGGCCGTGAAGGTCAAGGTCAAGAAGGGAGCCCAGTGATGCAACTCGAGCTCCTGAACGAACAAGGCCAGGCGACCTCGAAGGTCGACGCGCCCGACACCGTGTTCGCGCGCGACTACAACGAAGCGCTCGTGCACCAGGTCGTGGTGGCCTTCCAGGCCAACGCGCGCCAGGGCACCCGTGCCCAGCTTGACCGCGCGATGGTCAAGCACTCGACGAAGAAGCCGTTCCGCCAGAAGGGCACCGGCCGCGCTCGCGCCGGCATGACCTCCTCGCCGCTGTGGCGTGGAGGCGGTCGCATCTTCCCGAACAGCCCGGACGAGAACTTCACGCAGAAGGTCAACAAGAAGATGTACCGCGCCGGCATGGCCGCCATCTTCTCGCAGCTGGCTCGCGAAGGCCGCGTGGCCGTGGTCGACTCGATCAGCGTCGACGCGCCCAAGACCAAGCTGCTGGCCGACAAGTTCAAGGCCATGGGCCTGGACTCGGTGCTGGTGATCGCCGACC
Proteins encoded in this window:
- the rpsJ gene encoding 30S ribosomal protein S10; translated protein: MSTKQKIRIRLKAFDYKLIDQSALEIVDTAKRTGAIVKGPVPLPTRMQRFDILRSPHVNKTSRDQFEIRTHQRLMDIVDPTDKTVDALMKLDLPAGVDVEIKLQ
- the rplC gene encoding 50S ribosomal protein L3, with product MSLSNRLGLLGRKVGMMRIFTDDGDAIPVTVLDVSNNRVTQVKTDQTDGYTAIQVAYGARKASRVNKPEAGHLAKAGVEAGQILKEFRVAADVAAGFAPGAQIPVTTFAVGQLVDVQGTSIGKGFTGTIKRHNFSSQRASHGNSRSHNVPGSISMAQDPGRVFPGKKMSGHRGDVTKTVQNLDVVRVDEARQLLLVRGAVPGSKNGHVVVSPAVKVKVKKGAQ
- the rplD gene encoding 50S ribosomal protein L4; the protein is MQLELLNEQGQATSKVDAPDTVFARDYNEALVHQVVVAFQANARQGTRAQLDRAMVKHSTKKPFRQKGTGRARAGMTSSPLWRGGGRIFPNSPDENFTQKVNKKMYRAGMAAIFSQLAREGRVAVVDSISVDAPKTKLLADKFKAMGLDSVLVIADQVDDNLALASRNLANVLVVEPRYADPLSLVFYKKILVTKAAMEQLKEMFA